The proteins below come from a single Nocardioides eburneiflavus genomic window:
- a CDS encoding putative quinol monooxygenase, whose amino-acid sequence MIFITAKFEIKPEHADDWPQISRAFTEATRAEEGCLWFEWSRSLDDPHVYVLVEAFRDGDAGGAHVGSEHFRAAQAELPPYLARTPDIVSTEVDQDGWNELGEMRVG is encoded by the coding sequence TTGATCTTCATCACCGCCAAGTTCGAGATCAAGCCCGAGCACGCGGACGACTGGCCCCAGATCTCGCGGGCCTTCACCGAGGCCACCCGCGCGGAGGAGGGGTGCCTGTGGTTCGAGTGGTCGCGCAGCCTCGACGACCCTCACGTGTACGTCCTGGTCGAGGCCTTCCGCGACGGTGACGCCGGTGGCGCGCACGTGGGGTCGGAGCACTTCAGGGCCGCGCAGGCCGAGCTGCCGCCCTACCTCGCCCGGACGCCCGACATCGTCAGCACCGAGGTCGACCAGGACGGGTGGAACGAGCTGGGGGAGATGCGGGTCGGCTGA
- a CDS encoding MerR family transcriptional regulator, with protein MAASDHGVYAISVAAAMVSMEIQNLRVYERRGLLTPDRTAGGTRLYSADDVERLERIRDLLADGLNLAGIARVLELEDEVVRLRALLGEAAGERSA; from the coding sequence ATGGCAGCCAGCGACCACGGCGTCTACGCCATCTCCGTGGCGGCCGCGATGGTGTCCATGGAGATCCAGAACCTCCGCGTCTACGAGCGGCGCGGCCTGCTGACCCCGGACCGCACGGCCGGGGGGACGCGGCTCTACAGCGCCGACGACGTGGAGCGCCTCGAGCGGATCCGCGACCTGCTGGCGGACGGGTTGAACCTCGCCGGGATCGCCCGCGTGCTCGAGCTCGAGGACGAGGTGGTGCGCCTCCGCGCGCTGCTCGGCGAGGCTGCGGGGGAGCGGTCAGCCTGA
- a CDS encoding Hsp20/alpha crystallin family protein — MLLRNTDPFRDLDRLTQQLMGTTNRPAAMPMDAWREGDRFVIEFDLPGVSTESIDLDVERNVLTVRAERVARNGDWEPLAAERPRGAFSRQLVLGDNLDLDRIEAAYSDGVLRLVVPVAEKAKPRKIEISQSASGRAGEHAELTT; from the coding sequence ATGCTGCTGCGAAACACCGACCCGTTCCGTGACCTCGACCGGCTCACCCAGCAGCTGATGGGCACCACCAACCGCCCGGCCGCCATGCCGATGGACGCGTGGCGCGAGGGCGACCGCTTCGTCATCGAGTTCGACCTGCCGGGCGTCAGCACGGAGAGCATCGACCTCGACGTCGAGCGCAACGTGCTGACCGTGCGCGCCGAGCGGGTCGCCCGCAACGGCGACTGGGAGCCGCTGGCGGCCGAGCGGCCCCGCGGTGCCTTCAGCCGCCAGCTTGTGCTCGGCGACAACCTCGATCTCGACCGGATCGAGGCGGCCTACTCCGACGGCGTGCTGCGCCTGGTCGTGCCGGTCGCCGAGAAGGCCAAGCCCCGCAAGATCGAGATCTCGCAGTCCGCGTCCGGTCGTGCCGGTGAGCACGCCGAGCTGACCACCTGA
- a CDS encoding 5'-3' exonuclease, translating to MPQNPSRTRRLLLVVDAPSLLHRNHHARSHTGLRDRQGRPIWALHGMLRQILESIDSFAPDAVLFGLDDRSGSVRRDRYPDYKAGRAEKDPELVDQLDRAGALLDALGLATLTPPGLEADDVNASGATWAAAHDWDCVIITSDRDAFAHISHHTQVLRLIDGGIHGSPMLNPARLFNMYGVRPANYLAFAALRGDSSDNLPGVQGIGEKTAAILLDVAGSMDAVWADIDHEEGRNLLAALDDWSAETGGRRVGATVVRRLSAPDARERYEFNVQLMSGRDDLDLGLTPDVPGSRGLLPLDLDRVTQVVGFLDNDFTTDFAVRVLTSRPASG from the coding sequence ATGCCCCAGAATCCCTCCCGCACCCGCCGACTGCTGCTCGTCGTCGACGCCCCGTCACTGCTGCACCGCAACCACCACGCCCGCTCCCACACCGGCCTGCGCGACCGGCAGGGCCGGCCGATCTGGGCACTGCACGGGATGCTGCGCCAGATCCTCGAGTCCATCGACTCCTTCGCCCCCGACGCGGTGCTGTTCGGCCTCGACGACCGCTCCGGGTCCGTACGGCGCGACCGCTACCCCGACTACAAGGCCGGGCGGGCCGAGAAGGACCCCGAGCTCGTCGACCAGCTCGACCGCGCGGGTGCGCTGCTCGACGCGCTCGGCCTCGCCACCCTCACTCCGCCCGGGCTCGAGGCCGACGACGTCAACGCCTCGGGAGCGACCTGGGCGGCGGCCCACGACTGGGACTGCGTGATCATCACCTCCGACCGCGACGCCTTCGCCCACATCAGCCACCACACCCAGGTGCTGCGCCTCATCGACGGCGGCATCCACGGCTCGCCGATGCTCAACCCGGCCCGCCTGTTCAACATGTACGGCGTGCGCCCGGCCAACTACCTCGCCTTCGCGGCGCTGCGCGGCGACTCCTCGGACAACCTCCCCGGCGTGCAGGGCATCGGCGAGAAGACCGCGGCGATCCTGCTCGACGTCGCGGGATCGATGGACGCCGTATGGGCCGACATCGACCACGAGGAGGGCCGCAACCTCCTCGCCGCCCTCGACGACTGGTCGGCCGAGACCGGCGGCCGCCGCGTCGGCGCGACGGTCGTACGCCGGCTGTCCGCGCCGGACGCGCGGGAGCGCTACGAGTTCAACGTGCAGCTGATGTCCGGCCGCGACGACCTCGACCTCGGCCTGACCCCCGACGTGCCGGGCTCGCGCGGGCTGCTGCCGCTCGACCTCGACCGGGTCACCCAGGTCGTCGGCTTCCTCGACAACGACTTCACCACCGACTTCGCGGTGCGGGTGCTGACCAGCCGGCCGGCGTCAGGCTGA